caGCTTGTTTGTTGCAAGTGTACCCGAGACAatcctgaaagttattggttatctgtagcttccgataattttttgggtggtttatcggtttagcttcataaaagattacTTTTCAGTTAGCTTATCTGAAGCTTATAAGTTAGCTTATCTTatttgaagctaattttttggttagcttcaAATTTTTTGTGATCaatgaaatctgagctcagatttggattcagcacccaaaaattacccaaaatcagttctcaaagtccatgcaaagaaaaaagtgtttttgtttttttttagcagtgtTATTAGTCAGAATTTGTCAAGTGAGAAATGTTAAGTTTTACTTACTGAATAATTAGACGTAGAAAAGCACATTTGAAATTTGGCCAGTTATAGGACAAGAAGATTCAAGCAAATTTTAGAACATCTTGTGACAAAAACATAATCTGAGAGTTCGTACAGTCTTATCTGATCCTTCTGTCTTCCAGATAGAGGAATATTCAGAAATGCAGACAAGTTCCACCTTTATGAGTGTGTTTTTGTAAGTCGTGTTCAGAGACTCACCAGCTCCTGGGAATCTTTAAGACTCGTGCAACCAACATGCACAATCACATGAACGTTtctgcaaacacatgcacacattaaCACTCTGATAACTGTTatctatgatttatttttttaggaAGTGACTCAGTATATAGTCACATTAAATGGCCACTGTGATGACTTACTTTTCTTTGGCTTTCTCACACCAGTGCTTTGCCAGAAGCTTCCTCTCCTCCACGCTGAGAGACATGCCCTCCCCGGCGGTGCCGTTCACTGCAAATCCATCAGGTCGTGATTCCACCAAAGTCAAAGGTTAAACATAGTGTGTAAAGCACATGTTTTGAAAGTGTTCCTCTCTTGAAACTACTGCATGGAGGCCCACTAGAAGGTGTGGAATATATTGTGTTCTAAGTTTCAACATGTGCAGGCAACATGGATAAATGACAATTTATACCACCAAGAGTGTCATAATGTTGATGGAACATGATGAATTAAATCTGGCATGCCTGAAAATCTACAATTTGAGAGCAAGATCACACGAATCAAATAAGTAACACATGTttgtgagaagaaaaaaaaaacatattttgggaTTGATTTGGTGGCCATCGTGAAATTAGGCTCCATCTTGGATTTCACTGATGCTGTAAAGCAGATCCATTGTGATGGGAGCATTtcactgcaaaaagtcattttttagGAGGTCATTTTGGTGGCTGTCTTAGAAAACAGCCATCtttgattttcaagtggccatttGAGCAGGTTGTTAAGTCCTATCTTGGGAATCAtgtcaaatttggtgtttgtaccAGCATTGCTCCACTATAATGATTCTGCTGTGGTGATGCACTGTAAAAATGGGATGAGccaatagattaaaaaaaaaagacactaaaTGATATAAACATTCAAAAGATTATGAACTCTGCTGAAAACCAAACCAAAGGAAACGTTACTTTGGAGACATCTCAAGAACAGATGTTACTCTGGAACACAATGTGCTGGACAGAAGAGCAAAAGGACGCTCCTGAAACAGAGGGAGGGACAGCGCGGATCGACGGCATCAGGAAGTGGACCGCCTGCTAGAGACGCAAGAGGCTTGGTAGATCACAGTGGAAGAAGCTGGTCGTCAAAGGTATGGCACATGGCACATCACCCGCTGTATTCCGAGCTGGACgcagcgtatataaaataatcatttcgtagcggattaaccATTTTTTCTCGGAGtgcggatgttgaaaacaccgctaatcgcttccggaatcacagaggactgtttcatctggagctttttttctctctcttttctgcacttcatgaggtgcagaacgcatttggaaccatctaaaaggtaattatttttaatgttatatAGTAagaacttggtaaaacagttgcatgttcattccttcttatgagcagctgtagaAGTATGTTTCTGATAGATTTAACAGCTCATTATAAATcgatcagacgagctgcactctgatgcggtgcgctaaCGCCATCACTTGTactcacacacagtgtttttgaattgtttgcataacgttcacatgaagttcacaataatgtgtgatggagaatttgaacatttctaaattttctttgcgcacttgcacaaagccgtaCACAGTTTATGAGTTTGGGACAAGTTTACTCtcttgccacaagcttgatgcacctatatttgggcagttttgcccattcctctttgcagtaccgtATTTTTTCCCATCATGATAAAATTTTGAATCTTTCCTGGTGCCACGAGCTCAGCACTCCTCTGTTGACGCTCtgagatgacgcatgcgcagtgaaggcagggtgcaacaagttacccaaactgactccaaatatgactaagTCAagtacttttgtttgttttcagaaaTGTGCTCCGTTCTCAGAACAGTACATGAggtgctctctctccctctctctgtcactTTAAAATATTGAAACAATCAACAAGGGAtgttaaagtatgtttgtgaGTACTGGCAGTTTGGGGGGACATACAACGGACTCTGGACTATTGGATCTGATCTTTGGAACCCTGACGAGGCACCAGTGTGTCCTGCTGTACGCCTGCAAAGTGCCGTATCCCTTTCTTGTACTGTTTTGAGAAAGGAGcgcatttctgaaaataaattaaagtaCTTCAGTTTGGATAAATCATCGGGAGATTGCTGAGCCTGGGAGGGGCCGAGCTCCTCACACTTggtcggtgtaatcctcagtcaacCAGGCTGCACGtgaacagcctgtgaaaaacggagttgggacatgcctatctcggctttcagtgcttaccagtcgagtgagtataagagaaattgtggagagctggacatgtcccaagttgtcctctaacactccaaaacggaggcgttcctttgtctcgcttcatcagcgaatcggtcgtgaagcGCAAAGCCTCTGtgaggctttccatgacaaatctcttgttaaaagtgaaatctgccggaaaatggctgatgtccagctcttgtgataaccagagaaattgcacacgacagtcccggctccacacagccatccgtttagatatgatgtggtggtttctgcctctcgatggtggctcggagcgcggcgcgccgtgcgccattgtgggctgtccttaaagctgtagtaacactccttattctctgtgaagcccatataattttcaccgaaagccagataaattttccgaatggtttccagctgcctgtctctaacagtttctgaaaacattctgatggaaaaaaaagcccaaatcattccgccatttcctcgcaatgaaacaatgccgagaggggtggagcagtgctcactcaaagcctgcccacaggcgaatgacgcaaccgacaggcgtgaaaaaactcacacatgcgcatgaaggttcaagcttggctgacgtaaaaaacatatgaatcaaatccatatagtttttgaaaaaaataaaaaggtacgatacttttctaacagaccttgtattagtCAATATTTTGCCTATTTCAGTAAATAAGGCATCATTTCACGTGTTTTCCCAATATGGAAGGTTCATTTATGCAATTAGTTTTATGATTAGAGGTTAAGGTCACTGTGTAATTCCAAGGTCAATCTCCAAAAAGAAagatgttttttgcttttttggacagaaaacaaaaaagtgtCAGAATATCGGTACTGTATCACACGATCATATGTCTTACTGTTGTTTAGCTCAGCTAAAGgtgatgggaggtgatggtctagtggttaagatgttgggcttgagtccagaagatcatgggttcaaatccccgcctgactggaaaatcgctaagggcctttgggcaaggcctttaatctcctattgctcccggtgtgtagtgagcgccttgtatggcagcaccctgacatcgaggtgattgtgaggcataattgtaaagcgctttgagcatctgatgcagatggaaaagcgctatataaatgcagtccatttaaacccCATTATACAAATAACAAACCAGACCATCTTTCTGTGTCATCATTCAAACAGAAATCATTCATAGTCACAGATGTTAATGCCTTAAGTTTACATTTTCTAGAATTGTATTAGTGACAATGTAACATTTTGATTTCCCCTGAGTACTTGTAGGACTCATTCTACAGCATGCAGCCTTTTCTAATGTGCTGCATCTGTTTTCTGACTAGACAACCTTCAACAGTCAGATCACAAGAGTTACTATGGTTACCAGATTCAGAATAACCAAAAGGTAGACAGGATCTGAATATCAAACAGGAATGTGCTGGTAAACTTACAAAATATGCTATATATTCCTTGCTTCTTTATCAAGTAGTCGAGATAAGGTTCAATCACTTCAAGGTTGATTTCACTGTTTTGGGGAAGAAAAAAGTGCAAGAAATGACAACATGCACATTTGGCAATATGAAAAAGGAAAAAACTGGACATGCAAAGGACAGCAGACCTCGTTTTTATCTCTGATACTGACTGAGGTGATTCCAAGCTACTTACCCTTGATCAGTTAACGGGGTAAAAGTGGCTGCAATCAGCTGTTTAGAGGAAGCAGGAGCCATGTTCGACATAGCtgacaaaaagaaaaatacatgcagaaaaagaaacaaaaatatcAGTGACACATGATCAGTTTCATCACCTCAAAATCAACTTTTGATGAGAAATGCAtgccacacaaaaacaaacagatctGCAGTAGATGCAGCAAATTTAAATAATCCACCGtgaaatttaaaaagctggttttttttttcctgccttaCGAAAAGAAATGTCAGCATTGTCTTGACGGGTTAGTTCCCTGTCAGGGATTTGTTGACAAAGCTGTCACGTGAAACACTTCATCTCATGTGACACAGCAAAGATTCATGGGAAATGTAGTGAATAATGAAAAAACAGCTCAAGTGAGATGTTTGAAGTAggaaatccggttgttaagttcTGATGTAacacatcacgtgataaatctgtttccaggtccaaagacctgcaagtttacaattaagttacatctgtatgatccttttaaggatctacagtttaagtttagtttgtgtttacagtgtgtgcaaacctccaTCCCTCTCTTCTCCGCCTCCGTTAActgcattcgtctggttctaaggtaagaacacttaataaaacttgatATATTTTatgatgcacaggtaaaatatatatGTCCGtttgttaatttaaaaaaaacttatttaTTACTATAAACAGGAGGTTAAAGTACAAACTTCACTTTTcccccaaacgacatgaacaggaagcgatcgcagctcacagcaactcccacagaaaataacagagaaacaacctgagcttctggcatttttacataaaataaatgcaataacgtgtaaaaacccagttaatatatccaggagagtttgaggcacaatacaaagagttttatgttgtgatgttaatgctgttgtccgtgtgcagcctgatcagagtgtctcagtgcagttctcaatgttaatgacagcacgACTTTTTTGTTTGAAgccagaagttgaaaatcacatgatgcgttacgtcaaacttaacaaccggatatacATTTGTGTGCTGTTGTAATTTTGTAAACTTCCTCACAAGTAAAGCTCAAATATGTGTGTCTACAACATCTTGGCCATTATTTTCCACATAGTGATTGTGGACAGTTTAATGTATTGTTTCAAACATTGGTAGAAGTGAAAGAGGTAATTTCATCAAGCAAGTAAAGTACCCTCCGTGACTGTTAAAAACTGAGTTCAGTGCTTATTTGAAATATGTTGTTGAGTGTTATGAGGCTGTCACATTCCCTGTGATTAGCAGGGCATGCATACGGAGACATGACGGGTGGCCACCGTTGCATGAATGGAAATGTATTTGGACAGTACGACTACGGTCAACCTGTGTGGCTGCCaacacagcacccccccccccccccccccaccctttgTCTACAGCTCGATGGTTAATACCAACATACTGGGCAAGCTGGtacatttgtcctctgcatttaactcagGGCTCCCAGCATTTTATGGGAACAAAGTTCCCTGACTTTGTGGAAGTtcctgagtttgtggaagttggaggagctggcgttctccactcctcacttctgacttactaagtataacaattaacactgcacgtcctccagtttttcctctgcactctgggagtatctggatttattcctacaagaggattactgtgagttgctgactgtttgctgggtgttcacacacccacccttaacctgtttttgttcctgccagcagtacgggGTCTGACAGCCACAAGCGGTGGCCAGCtggggaatcaggacttggcggctctggtgtgttgcaggtctccattggcggtggaacttcgtgggttctgGCTctcctctggataggcgtctcctaccctcgggcctgcccacgcgtcaccttttgattactgattgactgaagcatatttggttttgtttgcacatttgcataatagTCATTTAtttgacttcctattggccgttcatgtaCGCCCCCttgcgtgggtccgtgtacttcactttcccaacatccaTCACCACcgcattttgaaaaactataaaaccacaggccatgcattatttatgttttgtgtcttttagtgatgttttttttattatttttatactttaatttggattaaggcaataagtgcctccctgaATTACCACAGAtaaactgtttctgttgccacatcttctgtaataaaactgcaaaattttaccacccacacaggagagtgacagtgttaactttttcatgaagtgatatgtcacagcaaagtagatgtgataaatatttaatttgtatCTCACTCACGgcttgtccggacaaccagcttttcctataggacaagtaaactgccagggttacttgtccatggacaagtacactaaaaagcttcaTGTCAATGCCTGATAAACATATATCATATTTATGTCATTGTTAAAAAACAGCCATTCTTTcctcacctttttatttttgcataatAATTGGAACATTTTGTCAACAGTATTAAGTTGGAAACTGTTGTGTAGCAACATGTGGCCACACAAAGCCAAGAGAACCGGTTCATCATACCTCAGACATTAGTCACATACATGTACTTTcagtctcaggaagttctcagactctCTGCAGAGAGCAGAGAGCTCACTGACAACATCGTTCTGCCTCAGGGCATTCGACTTTGCAGCTGTGACGTGGGTCTTTTGTTCAGCCTGTTGATCCTTAATGATTCATAATGCCTCCGTCcaactgaataataagccatgaataacgatccacacatgggtgtgtcagcaacTATTTGAAGAATGAAgaagtgtgtggtgtgtgtgtgtgtgtatatatatatatatatatatatatatatatatatatatatatatatatatatatatatatatatatatatataaagtttccaatacaaacatggggagaacatgcaaactccacacagaaaggccacaggtgggaatcgaagcaatgaccttcttgctctgaggcacatGTGCTAATCAAAGCTACTGTGCTTATTAGTctataagatacagacagatatcaggggtggaaatcatgggagcagccaaagggacttaataaatttgtaaattttacaaaaaaaaaaaaaaaaaaaaaggtgtaatatcagcatggccatgccaattcaacatgaaaaagacagtcaaaattacagattaatattttttattacaagttcaaactgtaaaatttacataaatatgtatgtgcaaaccatttacatattcattgtaattttgacCGAATTCCCCTgaaaccacagctgccagaattttctgtaaaaacaagtggatttttttttttacagtgtaaaagctgaattttatttcttgtaaaccaaaacaaccatcactcacatcacgtttgtctgcttatcttttattaagacagaaaaagtcacagacaagtacaagagtgtacagtttataacttcatattttaatctcgaaTGAACGAACTGAACTGatagtccggcggctaagggacaaattttaggggaatcatgcacttttttacaaaagcgccaaaactttatcagaggtactttatagtgtcctgaagcatataagat
The nucleotide sequence above comes from Thalassophryne amazonica chromosome 10, fThaAma1.1, whole genome shotgun sequence. Encoded proteins:
- the LOC117519395 gene encoding N-acetylneuraminate lyase-like; its protein translation is MSNMAPASSKQLIAATFTPLTDQGEINLEVIEPYLDYLIKKQGIYSIFLNGTAGEGMSLSVEERKLLAKHWCEKAKEKNVHVIVHVGCTSLKDSQELAEHAACIKADGVAVITPSFYKLKTADALRKFLQEGGALCPGFALLLLSQSCCHRYYLAAERGDGRY